The nucleotide sequence ACGCGCGGACGCTCGGTCGTCACCCGGCGGGCCAACCCGGTGATGGTGCTCGCCGACGCGCCCCGCGTGTTCGGCCACTCGCGCACCGCCCGAGGCCTGACCCTGGGCCTGCTCGCGCTGTTCCTCGGCGGCGGCGTCCTGGTCGGCCTCGTCCCGCTCTACACCGCGGAGCTGGGCGCCGGCAACGCGGCGTACGGCACCGTGTTCCTGACACTGCTCGCAGGCGTCGCGGTCGGGCTCATGAGCGGTCCGAAGGTGCTCCCGTCGTTCAGCCGCCGCCGCCTCTTCGGCCTGGCGGTGGTAACGGCCGGGCTCACCCTGGCGCTGACCGGCGCGCTGGCGAACGTCGTCGTCGCCGTCGTCCTCACCGCGCTGCTCGGTGTGCTGAGCGGCATCGCGTGGGTCACCGGCTACACGCTGTTCGGTCTGGAGGTCGGCGAGGAACTGCGCCCGCGCGCCTTCGCCTTCGTGCAGGCGGCGGTCCGCGTCATGCTGCTGGTCGGGCTCGCCGCGGGCTCGCTGGTCGCGGGCTCGATCGGCCTGCACACATGGACCGCCGACCGCTACGTGTTCACGTACAACGGCTCCGCGCTGACCCTCATGGGGGCCGGTGTCCTCGTCGTCCTGTTGGGCTTCGTCGTGCTGCGCGCCGTCGACGACCGGCGCGGCACCCCGCTGGTGCGCGACCTCGTCGACTCGGCCCGCAACACCGACAGCGTCGGCGGCCGTCCCAAGGGCGCCACCGGCTTCTTCATCTCGCTCGAAGGCGGCGAGGGCGTCGGCAAGTCCACGCAGGTCGAGGCCCTGGCGTCGTGGATCCGCAGCAAGGGCCACGAAGTCGTGGTGACGCGCGAGCCCGGCGCGACCGAGATCGGCAAGCGCCTGCGCGCGATGCTGCTCGACATCGGCAACACCGGCATCGACCCGCGCGCCGAGGCGCTGCTGTACGCCGCCGACCGCGCCGAGCACGTCGCCACGGTCATCCGCCCGGCCCTGGAGCGCGGCGCGATCGTCATCACCGACCGCTACATCGACTCGTCCGTCGCCTACCAGGGCGCGGGCCGCGAGCTGGGCACGCGCGAGATCGCCCGCGTCTCCCGGTGGGCGAGCGACGGGCTGCGGCCCGATCTGACGATCCTGCTCGACCTGGACCCGGAGGTCGGCCACAGCCGCTTCACCGAGGCACCCGACCGGCTGGAGTCCGAGCCGCAGAGCTTCCACCACCTGGTCCGCAGCGCGTTCCTCGACCTGGCCGCCGCCGACCCGGACCGCTACCTCGTCGTCGACGCCTCGCAGGAGCCGGACGCCGTCACCACCGCGATCCGCCACCGCCTCGACCGCGAGCTGCCGGTCTCCGAACAGGAGAAGCGCCAGGCCGAGGAGCTCGCGCGGCGCGAGCGCGAGGAAGAGGAGCGCCGCAAGGCCGAGCGCGCCCAGGCCGAGGCCGAGAAGCAGGCGCTCATCGCCCGCCTGCGGGCCGAGAGCGAGGAACGCCAGCGCTACGTCGAACAGGCCCGGCTCGCCGAAGAGGCCGCGCGTCGCGCGGAAGAGGAGCGGCTGCGCGCCGAGGAGGAGGTCCGGCGGCGCGCGGAGGAGCAGGAGCGCCTGGCCGCCGAGGCCGTCCGCTTGGCGGAGGAGGCCAAGCGCCGTGCCGAAGAGGACCGCGTACGCCTCGAAGAGGAGGCCGCCCGCCGCGCCGCCGAGCAGCGTCGCCTGGAGGAGGAGGCCGCCCGCCGCGCCGAGGAGGCCCGCCTCCGGGCCGAGGAGGAAGAGCGCATCCGCCGCGAGCAGGCGCGCCGCATCGAGGAGGAGGCCGCGCTGCGCGCCGAGCGCGACCGCGTCGCGGCCGAGAAGGAGGAGGCCGCCGAGGCCGAGCGCCGCCGGCGGGCCGACGAGGAGCGCCGCCGCCGCGAGGAGGAGGCCGCGGCCGACATCAAGCGCCGCCGCGACGAGGCCGCCCGCCGCGCGGAGGAGGCCAAGCGCCGCGCGGAGGAGCGCGAACAGGCCGAGGAAGTGCTGCGGCTCGCCGAGGAGGAGCGCCGCGCGGCCGACGCGGAGGCGGCACGCGCGGTCGTGGCCGCGGCGGCGGCCCAGGCACGCGCGGCCAAGGAGG is from Yinghuangia sp. ASG 101 and encodes:
- the tmk gene encoding dTMP kinase, producing the protein MTHAEQHKPEAAIPPRAPEPVTGIGGVLKIAPYRRFWTAVAASTLADWLGLLALTSAALWTVDGDYLDFAAAVAAVFVLRLLPAALVAPLAAQIVDHLDRRWTMAVCDVVRFGLIVSVPFVGQLWWILAATALGGIAGAFWGPARDATVPNLVPRQRLATAAQFNLVTGYAAAPVAAALFIVLALVTRLLAPSFTTFDDNPSDLALFVTAAVHLAAAVFAYLLRMPTRGRSVVTRRANPVMVLADAPRVFGHSRTARGLTLGLLALFLGGGVLVGLVPLYTAELGAGNAAYGTVFLTLLAGVAVGLMSGPKVLPSFSRRRLFGLAVVTAGLTLALTGALANVVVAVVLTALLGVLSGIAWVTGYTLFGLEVGEELRPRAFAFVQAAVRVMLLVGLAAGSLVAGSIGLHTWTADRYVFTYNGSALTLMGAGVLVVLLGFVVLRAVDDRRGTPLVRDLVDSARNTDSVGGRPKGATGFFISLEGGEGVGKSTQVEALASWIRSKGHEVVVTREPGATEIGKRLRAMLLDIGNTGIDPRAEALLYAADRAEHVATVIRPALERGAIVITDRYIDSSVAYQGAGRELGTREIARVSRWASDGLRPDLTILLDLDPEVGHSRFTEAPDRLESEPQSFHHLVRSAFLDLAAADPDRYLVVDASQEPDAVTTAIRHRLDRELPVSEQEKRQAEELARREREEEERRKAERAQAEAEKQALIARLRAESEERQRYVEQARLAEEAARRAEEERLRAEEEVRRRAEEQERLAAEAVRLAEEAKRRAEEDRVRLEEEAARRAAEQRRLEEEAARRAEEARLRAEEEERIRREQARRIEEEAALRAERDRVAAEKEEAAEAERRRRADEERRRREEEAAADIKRRRDEAARRAEEAKRRAEEREQAEEVLRLAEEERRAADAEAARAVVAAAAAQARAAKEAAALAAEAADEYDGGDTSDDGDTGGGGTPTGAARQTTESASSARTQVVSVVEPDTAELKVVSVVEPDTAELEIVRQRPVEEPPPGSEDDTQQIPKVTLDDTRMMPQREAPGDADDASGRALADDLLGSWGADEAPAGDAEPAREKSARRGRWRRKP